Sequence from the Pecten maximus chromosome 8, xPecMax1.1, whole genome shotgun sequence genome:
aactactacaatgagacctCAAAATGACCCAGCAAACAAAGAGCCCTGACAGAAGTGTATGTGGAGTCTTATTGTGAAAGGAGAGATCATCAGAAATGGTCAGACAGGTGGCCCCTTTATCTTCTCACATACATTGGATGAGTCAAAACTCTGATCATGATCACCTTGATGAAAAGACTATTGTGTTACCACTACCCCACCCGACCAACCTTACCagatatcaaatacatgtactattctTAAAATGCCACAAAGAGGTAGTTAAATCATCAGCGAATTGGAACAGAttaataattttgtaatttttagaCATTTGCTGATATTCTGACATACCAGTATTACTGTTACAATTATTTTAGCAGAGTTACACTTCTTTCCACTGTTCAGATTTAAATATggataaaattttgaaaatttgatataaaaaaatattgggaATATTTTGAATGTAATATTGTATCTTGTCCCTGTAAAACAAAGCATCaggtcattttgaaaatttgtattTGTGGCAGTTAAGTGAAACAATTTCATAAAGTTAAgatgataatattttatatttttttatggatGAAATTTTAGAGCAGTCATTTAAATATGTTAGTCTTCTATAATAAGATATTGTagtttatattatttaaaaaaaaaaaaatgatgccATACATTTGCCCGAATTATATCTGAGTAATATTAATGCTAATACTTGTTAGATTGACACGTTATCTGGAGATTGTTTAATACAGTAGAGGGCTGCATATCTCAATGCCTGAACTTTTCATCATCTGAACTCTTGCCATGTCGGTCATAATCAAATAGTTCTCCACTGACCACTTCCCATTATGTAACTTTACTTTGTGTGATCCCAATTGGTTACATGGAAAAATTGACATCAAATTTTGccaattttgttgaatttcttaatgATTCGTATACATGCTCCAGAAAATCTTTTCACTagttactgtggtatatatgtattttccgAACAAATTTTCTGGTTAAGAAGTTGTCATATGTTGCTCAGAAATAGAAAATCGATAGTATGAGTGATGAGTGGAATTTGATTAATCAGAGTTGAAATTTAAAGAAATCATTGTGTAATAATTCATGTATTGATGACAGGGTTTATATTACAGCACCATTCTGTACAATCTTATATGGTTATATAATCtcataaaatagaaataactAATGTCAATTACAGgtttgatgtaaaaaaaaaaaatagcatgtAAGCACAAATAAcccacaggtacttgtggacatgattatgatgtttttaactaaattgttacattatagacgagtaaattattgtattacaatcacatgcttaatttataaaaacatgtatatcgTACCTTGGCCTTATAAATACCAGAGAcctgtatatctgatatacacgtctctgtaaATACTAAGTATTTATAAGGCCAaggtacgatatatatatattttttttacatattaagcatgcgattgtaatataataattaactCGTCTTTATcgtaatattttgattaaaaacatcataatcatgtcctgAAGTACCTGTGAAATAACCAAGTTAATGTGTAAGGTGGCATGTAACTTTTACTTTAATTTAAAACCACGTTAGAGATTTTATTGTAAGGTATAATTTAGATATTAACTTTTATAACTGTTTACCAATTTCCTGTGTTAGCTTTTAATcataaaatcaaacaaatactGATTACttttaaagggagacaactccaacATAaatgaggggagataactcaaacaTTTGGTAGGCAGAAAAATCTTTCTGATCCAGCAAGGAACAAAAACTCCTAAGctttatgtatttatttgaatttgttttaaaggcagtatgatttttgttttcaaatccatatcaatttcaaatgttttgcTTTTCCTAATATGAagaattgtttattttgaaaaagaaaacatatctAGGTATAAGATTAACAAATTTTGAGTAATGTTGTCATGTACTTTATATCAATTGAGAAAAACAATAATGGTGTATTATGAACAGTTTTGCTCAATTGTGAAGacttatttatttctttttaccagtgaaatattgatgaaaatctGACAAACTAGGTAAATCCTGTTATATGACATGATGGATGGCTTTCAGTATCGACCAATCAGGATAGGTGCTCTCTGTTAATCTCACTGAATCCAATGATCTTTCTGTTCAGATACAAAAGAAGTTATGTAGAATAAGTGATTAACATGGTTTAAAATACACTGTGACACGAAAAAACTAACAAAATCTAAAGGTACTTGGCACAAATCATTGATTAAGAAATTTGTAATGCAATAACGGTAgacttacatgtacagtaaatgtgaacTTGGTACTGATAACAATCACATTATGGTCATTTTTAGCAGAACTTGTGCTTAATATGGATAACATTCAGTATGATATAACTTGTCATCTTGTCATTCATGCAAatcctttttaaattttcacaGGTGgctttttttgaaaaaaaaaatataataatttcatatttcttGTATGCTCAACACCTCAAGATTGTAACTCTCTGTAATTATCATGTATTGCAGAAATCGTTGGGAACGCATTTTTGGCACCTGTTTGAATGAATGTACAAACAACTATTAATTAGTTACCTTTAATATGTCATAATCTCACTATCATTTATAGGTAGATATATTGTGTTACAATGCCTTGACATCATTGTGCCATATGTAAGTAAGTGAATAGAGATTGATCAGAGAAGTAGAACCAATCACACAACAGTGGTTTGATGTATATATGAgtattatttcaatgtaaaTCGGTGAAAAGGTATATACTGTCAAACCTTGTTATCTCGATCTCTGTAACTTAAAAAGTAAATTCAGTCCTGACAGTAAAAAAAATCGatctgaaatatatttggttacCTCGAATATTCAGGATAACTCGAATTGTTTTCATGGCCCCCCCACTGTTTTTGAGATAACACGGTTTGACTGTACCTATTAAACAAATGCCATTGTTCCAACTCCTAGGGTCGAGACCCCACCTCtctttataaaatgttttaacaagGGAAGATTTAGAGAGAAAAAATTGTATCTAATATGCTTAAATTAACAAGGACAGACTATTGTTAGGTAATGTTGAAATAAAGATTGTTTGAAATTAACAAGGGCAGTCTATTGTAAAGTAATGTTGAAATTAAcactgtttaaaatgaacaatgaCACTTATTATTGAGTAATGGTGTAATCAAGACTTTAAAACAAGCACATTCATGGAACTTATATCGCCTTCTTTCCTGGCATATTATAGGTAAACAGTTTTGAAGTTAGCTGGATAGAATGATAAATTCTGTTGAGCAATACTGAATAACAAATAGCATTATACAGAAGTTAGATATTTTATTGAACATGTGTTATGGGATAAAGTAAACTGATTTTGCAAGACTTCTCTTATCATTCTGCCATTACAAAACCCTGTAACAACTTTGGCTGAGCCCTTCATACATAACATCTTAACAGTGTTTTTCATAAATCaaggggcaataactctgttaCTGTTTGATGATAATCGGATGTCATTTGTGGGAGTTATTGATGGAAACAGAAGAAACCACTTTTTTCGTTAATAAAGGGGCCAGATAATGTCCGAAAAAAGTGGCAATCAAACTTTCCTAGCCCTTAAGGAATTTAACCTTGTTATCAAGTTTGAAGAAATCTGTTCCAGTTATTACACAGAAACGGCATAAAAGATGTTTTTAGTTAATCAAAGGGCAATAATTCTGTTTAATTAAGTCCATGAAGAGTCATTAAGCATTTAAGCTTGTTACAAAGTTTTAAGCTTGTTAcaaagtttgaagaaaatccACTAACTTTTGTTGCAGTTATTCCATGAAAACAGCAGAAAATAAAGGTTTAGTTAatcaaagggccataactccgTCAAATACTCAGCCAAACCCTTAGGACAGATAACATTATTACCAAGTCTGAAGTAAATCTGTTGACATTTTTTGCAATTATTGCACGGAGGCGAAGCTTGACAGAAGGACGGCTGGACAAACCCAAATGATATCCCCCGTTTCGGTGAAAGCGGGGATGGTAAGCATGGACGCTCTATTGAGGGGTAAAGTTGTAATCAAGCAAGGACACTTAATTGTTAGGTAACAGTGTAGTCAAGGCTGTTTGATATAGGTCATTCTCGATACTCCAGGTATTACGGTCACATGTAAGCTCTCCTGAGGACacttaattactgtacagatcCATTGGGATCCTGATCGACTCTCGTCAGTCATACAGCATACAATAGTATTGGAATCATGGCAAGGCTGAATAAGAGTTTCGTCTCTATCAAAGTTGATAAGGGAGTTTGTTCTTGAAACAGAGTTAAATgcatattgtttgttatttatacCCTACATATTGATAAACATCTATAGGAAAGGCCCTCGATGCCTAAAGACACACCAAATAAAAACTCACAGTAGTTTCAGAATCCTTTTGAACTCTTAATCCGAGAGTAACACTTCAAATAAAAACTCTTCTTATTAAAATGCACTAAACGATTAAAAACTTTTTGAACTCTGAACACGAGAGTGCCTTGAAAGGTTGACTGTAATGAAAATGTACTAACTTATACAAACCTGGTCATTTTGTAGACATTGTGtaactttatatgtacataGTAGCTATTAGACTGATACACAGGGTGGTCGATGAAGGTGGAATGATGCAATTTGAGTTAACAATCACAGTACATTGTGATAGCTGTACGATGTgtataatgaataaaaaaaaaagtgaaaataaattttgtctttatttttaTTCCACATTATCAGTCATTGGCGTAAGTCAACTCATAATGAATCGAAAATTTTCTATCTTTCACAGGTACCTAAACTTACTTCATATAGGGAGCAACAACAAACTAATGAATAAATTGTAAACACTTTTAGGtcaccaacaggcccagagacctgatattgggtgtgtagcatgctgggatgaagggctacaaagtgtGTTCAAGTGGATgcctttgaccttcattcaaggtcacaggggtcaaatatatgctaaaatcttaaaacgacttcttcttgataaccataagggccagagacccaatattaggtcagTGGCATGCTGGGACGAAGGGCTACATTAGTTTGTTCAAGTGGAtgaacttgaccttcattcaaggtcacaggggtcaaatatgctaaaatctttaaacaacttcttcttgataaccataaggcccagagacccaatattaggtcagtagcatgctgggacgaagggctacaaagtttgttcaagtggatgaccttgaccttcattctaggtcacaggggtcaaatatgctaaaatctttaaacgacttcttgataaccaaaaggcccagagaccatatattaggtctgtagcatgctgggatgaagggctaccagtTTGTTCACaaggatgaccttgactttcattcaaggtcacaggggtcaaatatgctaaaatatatcgtAACTCAGGtaaccgttaaggcccatgggcctcttgtatttataaatatttgccTATGCCCTCTACATAAGCtacacatgtaaatattaaccaAACACGGGCTAATTAAGGTGTAGAAATAGATTAactaacaaatacatgtaatactatgAAGCAAAGAACTTGCACTATGTGGTGATAACGCCACCTAGTGAGTAGTAAGAGTTGTTCCCCATTTCAACTTTATTAGCACTtttataattacaaatgtaattttagtGAATTACGGGTTGCACATAGTATTTGCATTCTGGGAATGTTTTAGCTCATATAGCGAATGAGCTTATGAGGTGCAGCATCCCTCATTCATACATTTGTTGTTAACTATTCCTATttaacaactttttctcaatattgGGCATGGAGTATGGCTGGGGTAaagcgctaccaagtttgttcaaatcaattaccttgacatacattcaaggtcacaggggtcaaataggttaaaatAATTGAAAGAGTTCTGAATATTAATGGGGTTTTTTAAGGACACAATTATTACTAAAAAGATGATGAAACGAATACAGATTATTGAAAAAAGATTTAAAAGGAAATACATAATGCAAGTCTTATTTAATAAGTCCATGTGTTCTGAAGGATGAGTGTCGTCTGCTTCATCTATGATACCCATCATGGAAATCTTGGTCAAAGCTAGGTAATGTTACGCTCTCAAATTgagagatatacatgtagtagtgACAAAGCAACCGCTAGGTATACACCAATCTAATTCAATCTAGATggccattctcactacgttacatgaacatctaacgacataAGGGGTCGCAtcaggatgaccttttggattaaccaatcaaattactacttacAGAATCTTAGAAGTGAATTTCGTATGTGCGAAATAGCATGGCTATAGTGCATAGCTTGTATCATCTGTCAatctgtttcaagtcatttcgtccaacgaaatatatagctacaatatgtatatatacatgctgtACCAAAATGGTTTAGCTTCAGATACATGATGTGACGAATGGGTGAGATCGATGACATCGAAAACTTGACAATTCGacctgaaaatgaaatattgagataacaaagTTCACCAGAACGTGTTCGAACCCTTATGTGATGTCGTTAGATGTTAATGTAACGTAATGAgaatctatattttaattagattgaggtATACATGCATCAATATGGGCGGTCggatgacacagtggtaacacacacttgtctttcacctaggcggccggggttcgattccccgatcggacgaCGTGAAAAGATATGgagtcacctgcccgaccatgtgggttttccgCGGGTACTCCAGTTTTGATCAATATAATGCATTGTATCGTAGAAGACtaaaattacaagtctaattttaactAGATTgcgattttgatcaaactttatatattgGTAAAGTATCAGAAAACCTTGAACAAAACTGTGTTTTAGGTTGCCAAGGTCGAGGAAGCAGTTGCTATtcatagaaaatctttgtcatcCTCTGCTGACCTCATATTCGAAATGCATCCGCTACAAATCAGTTTTGTATGCGATTTCCCTGTTAATCCTGctgaattatatataaaaaaaaaactcttgaCTTGAATCCGAATGTACCATAACGTAAAAATGACGTGGACGCATAACGTAACAAAATCGGAatatgctttaaaaaaaaaaaaacatcgaaAGAAGATAactaatttttgttttgttttgttttggggggagggggggggggggggggttgtccCGCCAAATGTTGAACTTTATTTTTACGTCAATCTTTAATTAGCAGACAGTACTGATTGGACGATAAAGGACTTTACATATTTAATTAACAGGTATTTAACTTGCTAAAAATTTAAAGTGACAGTGGAATCCTGTTTTCTATACtctgtggccgagtggttaaggtgtcccgacactttatcactagccctccacctctgggttgcgaggtcgaaacctacgtggggcagttgccaggtactgaccgtaggccggtggtttttctccgggtactccggctttcctccacctccaaatcctggcacgtccttaaatgaccctggctgttaataggacgttaaacaaaaacgaACCAAACGAACCAACTATACTCTGTAATTGTATCCGCTATCTTATAAGCCACATGACTGTTTGCTTACAATGTGTGATCATGGAGGATAACAATCACGAGAACATCGTACACCTTTCAGTAAACGTTACACACAGGGGATATCGGTCTACATGTGATGCGGATTATTGATATAGATTGATCTAGTAATATATCTGACTAACAAACAGGAGTTTATCTTGTTCTTGTGATTGAAGGCAAATCTTATCAAAACTGGCACATGACCACTGCgataaactttatatatacctataACGAAATACATCGCCAACACGAGATTCCACAATGCAGTATAGTGGGCTGTTTGTTGTGTTTGCTTTGATCGGGGCGGTGTATGGGCAGATCCCCATCCCAAGTAAGCCTCTCGGTTTTTCTTATGGACTGGGGAATAAGTCTGCTCCTATACAGCTATCAACGTTCTTAGGACCGTTGTGTCCCGATAGTCAAAACGCTTTTCCAACACTCCTCAAAGTGGCCGACTACTATGGGCCAGACAGGGTCAGACTCATTACCCATCTCTTCCCATTGCCGTACCATAGAAACGCTTTCCTGGCAGCCAAGGTAAGGTTTACACTACAACGCCAGACAAGTTCCTATGGCCCGTAATGAACTGTAAAGTGATATTGATATGAGGGTCGGAGCcctaattaaatatttcattttgggccACAGGAACATGCCTAGTCCTTGTTATGTTTTGTAGTTCACactgaaatattttcaataatttactGTAAACGGATATTTTTTGGCATAGTGCTAATAATTTAGAGCGTCGTCAAATTTTTGACGATTGATGCATTGATAAACTGGCGTACTTAAAAGGCATGTTTTAGAAACAGTTGCATGTTCCAAGTTGTTCATTGATAACTAAGCACAAATACGTGTTAAATACAGTACAATGACAAACTCCTGCGTCCGTCAGTTTGTTTCTGTTTCTCAAGCTCAATATTTCCATTTTCTATGTGTTCAAACGACTTGTTTGCTTCTTTCCATGTATTTCTATGCTTGCTTTAGAAATGAAAagtattcatatttttattttaatcccTTTAAACAACACtaacatatctttatttattgACAACCGTCATATGCTAttcataaatgtattaaaaatggtaaaatcatttatgttttgtAGAGAAAATTATTAGATGTAGTTTGTCTTCTTTACTCTAACAATCCTAATGTGATAATGTATCTGTCAGCTGTGTATCTGTCAGCTGTGTGTATCTGTCAGCTGTGTATCTGTCAGCTGTGTGTATCTGTCAGTTGTGTATCTGTCAGTTGTGTATCTGTCAGCTGTGTATCTGTCAGCTGTGTGTATCTGTCAGCTGTGTATCTGTCAGCTGTGTATCTGTCAGCTGTGTATCTATCAGCGTATCTATCAGCTGTGTGTCTGTCAGCTGTGTATCTGTCAGCTGTGTTTCTGTCAGCTTTGTATCTGTCTACTGTGTGTATCTGTCAGCTGTGTATCTGTCagctttgtatacatgtacatatatgggttttttttttacaaaatgaagGGTTCTGCGAAATTGACATGCTTTAAGTCGGTCTTAACGTTACTAAAAGTATAATATTAGTATGGTTTTAGTGCATctggaaaatattttcatgtattATCATGTGATGTTATAGTACAAACTATTCTGACGTTATATCGACATTTTTTGATCGGTCTGACGTCTACAAGTCGATAAAACGTCAAAATAActagcgggctgaagttagcagcggattctTTATTCGTTActggggattcgaataacgaaccgctgcagcagtggattgagattcagttacatatgAGTAATTTTTCTTATAAGATatgattggggattcgaataacgtATCCGCCGCGGCTGGCAGCgtaaatgatatttctttttattgacattttgacatttggatTCAAATCGCGAATCCGCTGCAGcagtggattggggattcagttacatattagTAATTTTTCTTATAAGATATTATTGGGGATTCGGATAACGAATCCGCGGccaataacgaatccgctgctaatAACGAATCCGCGGCCAGTAGCGGATGGAggattcagttacatacatgttcaattgatatttttccttttaatatgTGATTGGAGATTCGAATAACAGCAGATTAGTATAACAATATTATTCAATTGGTAGCATAAAtgtaacaaggatggatagtattgcaacagcaatacaaagtcccctgcctgacctaggagtgcacctatttatttcccatttattTTCAACAGAACTTCAATAGATATATTAAACTAGTTTTCCTAACAGAACAACAGGAAGAATATTTCAGGTTGcggacaacaacaaaaaaattaaaaaaaaataataataaaatacataagTATACCTAGTTGGTTAAACGTAGGTGAAATAACACGGAAGTTATGCCCCGGACAAGCGCTAATTTCGAAAAAAATGTGGTATGCACAATTACATGTGCCTCAAAGTAGCATTTGGGAATTACTTGCCATGTGGCGAGTAACCTTTGAATTTTACTCGCCATGTGTTATCCAACATTTTTTGTATCAGTTTTGAGATGAATTTCATGCTGAAGTTACATGCTGCATAATCAATCATATCTCCATACATAGTGATGATATAAGAAAACaagtacttttttttaaaaatggggTTTAGATACAAGAATACAAGAATTTTTTCTTTGTACGCACAGTAATGGACTGGAATCATCTAGATGATGAAACTATTTACATTGACAACAAAACGGAAAATTtgttttactttcgttttctgtGTCATTGTTGACGAATGCAACATAATCAAATCATTAATACTAATAAATAATTTCTAATTCAGTTTCatctttgaaataaaacaataagcGTATATAAAAAATCGTGCTCAATGATAAATTGATTcatgtgggatgcacaactacatgttatactgatcatgtataccaagtttcgttaaatcggagtagtactttaggaggagttgtccggacaagcctcaaccaatgagaagccgtcggctattttgaaaaatggtttttcgagagaaaaatgtgggatgcacaactacatgttatactgataatgtataccaagtttagTTAAAATCGGAGTTGTACTTTAGAAGGACAACTGTTGCGtgagagacagacagactgacggacggacggagagTAAACCTATAGTCATCCACGTCCGaatcacaaaatcaaaatttcaataaaaaaaaagaaagaaaaaagacaaATCTATTGAAcatatgtaactgaatccccaaACCGCAGCTGAATCTCCAATCCACtgctgcagcggattcgttattttaatccaaacatcaaaatgtcaataaaaagaaatatcattttaacacaacaaactgaatccccaatccgctgcttATTCGAATCTCCAATAACGAAcaacgaatccgctgctaacttcagcccgctaaAATAACTATTATCAGCAGTATATAGTGACGCTATAACTCTAGATtgcattatacatacatgtatatttattattcGATTATCAATTTGTTCATTTATGCACGCGCACTTGTAATTTTAGGGAGCACAAATTACGAATGTACTGAGTTCCGGAAACAGCACATACAGCTGGATGACAGCTGTGTATTCTAATTTGGCTGCCTTTTCAAATGACGTCACGCATGACAAAACGGAGAAACAGGTGCAAGAGTAAGTGAAGAttagtatacaatataatatatactcgtaatatatatatacaagtgtatagcagtataatatatatataaatatc
This genomic interval carries:
- the LOC117332932 gene encoding uncharacterized protein LOC117332932, yielding MQYSGLFVVFALIGAVYGQIPIPSKPLGFSYGLGNKSAPIQLSTFLGPLCPDSQNAFPTLLKVADYYGPDRVRLITHLFPLPYHRNAFLAAKGAQITNVLSSGNSTYSWMTAVYSNLAAFSNDVTHDKTEKQVQDMFASMAKTLNLDQTKFNTMYKDSGIEEATRLDWKYTATRGVAWTPAFMINDVLIQAEPTWTLEDWKKVIDSLLGRQRPSTNRETQSACKSGTKTCEYLPGKIECCTKGEACIPNVGCRC